In the Alistipes provencensis genome, CCGATGCCTGAAACCTTTGACCCCCATTTTGCGTATTACATATTATGACGAACTACGATTTCGATGAACTGATCCCGCGGCGGGGCACACACTCCGTGAAATGGGACGAACAACCCGCACCCGACATGCTGCCGATGTGGGTCGCGGATATGGATTTCCGGACGGCACCGACCGTCGTCGAGGCGCTTCGCCGCAGGGTCGAGCACGGCATTTTCGGCTATGCTAAGGTTCCGGAGAGTTACTATACGGCGATCACCGGGTGGTTCTCCCGGCGTCACGGCTGGGCCCCCGAACGCGAATGGATACTCCCCACGACGGGTGTGATTCCGGCCCTGTCGGCCATTCTCCGGGCCCTGACCCGCCCGGGCGACAAGGTGCTGATGCAAACTCCCGTCTACAACCATTTTTTCATCTCCGTCGCCAACAGCGGCTGTGAGGCCGCCGAATGCGAGCTGATCTACCGCGACAACACCTACACGATCGATTTCGACGCATTGGAACGCGCAGCGGCCGATCCGGGCGTGACGCTGATGCTCCTCTGCAATCCCCACAACCCCGCAGGGCGCGTCTGGACGCCCGAAGAACTGCGGCGCATCGGCGAGATCTGCCTGCGCAACGACGTCTTCGTCGTCGCCGACGAGATCCATTGCGAACTCATCATGCCCGGCTTCCGCTACACGCCTTTCGCCTCGCTTTCGGAGGAGTTCGCCCGGCACTCCGTCACCTGCACCTCCCCCAGCAAGGCTTTCAACCTCGCGGGACTGCAGGTCGCCAACATCTTCGCCGCGGATACCGCGATCCGGGAGCGCATCGAAGAGGCGCTCCACCGGAACGAAACGGGCGAAATCAGCCCCTTTGCCATCGACGCCCTCACGGCGGCTTACGACGAAGGCGCCGAGTGGCTCGACGCACTCAACGGCTACCTCCACGAAAACTACCTTTTCCTGCGGGACTTCCTCGCCCGGGAACTGCCGCAATACCCCGTACTGCCCCTCGAAGGAACTTATCTGGCGTGGATCGACTGCCGCGCCACGGGCATGACCTCGGAGGCGCTTGCCGACCGGCTGCTCACGGAGGGACGGCTCTTCATCAACCCCGGGTCGATCTACGGCCCGGCGGGCGAGGGATTCATCCGCCTGAACATCGCCTGCCCGCGGACACTGCTGATCGACGGACTCGAACGACTGAAAAAAGTACTGACCCGATAATATGAAAAAAACCGCACTTCTGCTGCTCCTCGCAGCTATGTTTTCCATGCCGGTATTCGCCGGCGACGGCCCGCAGCCGATCAAACTCATCTCCTACAACCTGCGCAACAGCGGCGCCAAAGACGGCGACAACAGTTGGTCGAAACGGCGTCCGGCCACGCCGCAGATGATCCGTCAGGAGGCCCCCGACGTATTCGGCGTGCAGGAGGGGCTGATCGACCAACTGCAATACATCGACACCGAATGCCCGCAGTACGCCCGCGTCGGCGTGGGGCGCGACGACGGAGCCGAAGGCGGCGAGATCATGGCCGTTTACTACC is a window encoding:
- a CDS encoding MalY/PatB family protein, which translates into the protein MTNYDFDELIPRRGTHSVKWDEQPAPDMLPMWVADMDFRTAPTVVEALRRRVEHGIFGYAKVPESYYTAITGWFSRRHGWAPEREWILPTTGVIPALSAILRALTRPGDKVLMQTPVYNHFFISVANSGCEAAECELIYRDNTYTIDFDALERAAADPGVTLMLLCNPHNPAGRVWTPEELRRIGEICLRNDVFVVADEIHCELIMPGFRYTPFASLSEEFARHSVTCTSPSKAFNLAGLQVANIFAADTAIRERIEEALHRNETGEISPFAIDALTAAYDEGAEWLDALNGYLHENYLFLRDFLARELPQYPVLPLEGTYLAWIDCRATGMTSEALADRLLTEGRLFINPGSIYGPAGEGFIRLNIACPRTLLIDGLERLKKVLTR